The Mugil cephalus isolate CIBA_MC_2020 chromosome 8, CIBA_Mcephalus_1.1, whole genome shotgun sequence genome segment tcaaatgtgcaaacacTTACTAATGCTGAAAATTCCTTTGCAACAAGAGATTAATGATGAATCGAAATCAATGCAATCAAAgatgcaatgcaatgcaataaaAGATGACTGACAGACACTCcccaaacacaataaaatgctgGAACGAAGCCAGTGTGGTGATTATTCCTGAGGTTATAAAAACTCACAAAGCCCTGAGtgagttttaatttgttatcaCAAGTCTTACGAGTTGTTGATCTTCCACTCTCTCCTATTTGATCAAAAGGCTCAAAATGAGGCTGCTTGTATCTCTGGCTGTCATCTGTATAACGCTGTCAACAGGTAAGATCTGCAATGATGGGCAATCAGCACAGAAATGAAGGATAGAATTGATTTAATTAGTATTGTGTGACTTTCTGATTGTCATGCATCTTTCTTTGCCTGTAGCGAGCGGGTTAAAGTGTTACACCTGCTGGGGAGCAAACCCCGGCACCTGTAACGAAGTATGGCAATGTCATCACCATTTTGACCGCTGTTCCACGACCATAGGTAGGCTTCATACCTCCACTGCCAGTGGCTTATACATCATGTATTATGTATTGCATCAGTGCCTTTCAAAGTCTTTAATCTGAGCAGTAGTTCtgtgaattattaattaattattaattattccatattttaatatattcagTTAAACTTTTGCTGTATTTCTTTGGTGCAGTTTCTGACAATCAGATCAACAAACAATGCATGAGAAGCGATATGTGCCATATAGTTCGTTCGACGGGCATCAAATGCTGCGACACAGACCTGTGTAATGGAACAACACGCAACGGAGTCAGCGTTCTTCTTCTCCTAGCACCGTTGGCCATCATCATGCGCTTCATCTGAAGCTTCAGGTCCTAATTTGTAGATTTCACGAAATAATATCAGATGTGGTTCTTTACATTTCCAAACATACACCCAAAGTGAAGGAAGCGTAGTGGTAATCTAcgagctggaaagaaaaaaatgtggtcGTCTTTCGGTGAGAATTTGCTCTTTGTACTGAATCTGTCTCTGAATTTCCAATAACTTTTATGTTTTGTACGTGTCCATATTCAAAAGTGACTGTatagtttgaaatatttgtgcTGTATAAATGTCATGTACCAGAtatgaaatgtatattttttaaaaaataacatattacaCTTTGTGAAACTATGGATGATGATTAGTCATTGTTTGCTCACGTATAAACAAGACCTTTGTCACACCTGTTGTCATTcagactggattttttttttttgtttcatataaagataaaaaaaatgtcaacatacCGAGAGAGTATAACTACTTTGATCATACTAAAACTACAGACAATTAATTAATATCTGGTGTTATATTTTAGAAGAAATTaacttggaaaaaaatacagcacagcCATTGGCAGAATGTGTGTACTTATAGAAACCAAGCAGAAGAGGGCAGTATAGGAGAAACCACAAAATTGGTGAGATTATAGGTCAgaaaaataatatgtatatgAGTGCATCACATATCACAAGTGTATTATTACATCACCTAGCTTCTTTTAACCGCATTTAACTTAATTGTGCACATAAACATGTCACTAAGAAGAATCTGTTTCAGCAGTGTTTCGATATGTCTGCGTCAGGGAAATAGAGGGTGTGATTATAACAtaattctatattaaacttaaataaataaataaaaataaataaataagaaattgGGACATTTTTGGGACTGTGCAGGTCAGAAAGAGTCCAGACAAGACGATCATCTGTTCTGATCTCTAGTCAGAGTGAGCTATTACTGTGATTGTGTATAAAAATGCCTTTGTCCAGTCGCCCTTGCGGTAATGTGTTTTGCAAATTAAAAGGCGAAACACAACAACTGGAACTTGACCCAGCAGTCGCTCCAGTTACTCCTCCCATAGCCGTGTGTAAAGAGGAAGGGcaacatgaaaacatattcTCCTGACCTATTTTCCTAACTAAAATTTTAATCACCACAAATGTTACGACACATCACCATATATTTTATGTGTCTGCGTGCCAATGCAATAAAGAGTCGCAGTAGATTGTGAGTTAATCATTTTACTACTAGAGATTTTGCTTTATAAGTTCTCAACTAATTACGCAATATCAAACGTATGGCTTTTTATTACTGGCAGCTACATAATATTCTTTGTGGACTCTGGTCAGATGCTCAGCACAACGAGAAAGACTCACAACTGACTCACAAGTCAAGTAAATCCTATTAGGCAGTGGATGAACAATGCACTTTGTGTAATGCTGTTGACATGTTTTCTCCAGGGTCAGGTGGTGGTGTGAACTTGGTTTAAAGTTCTTTAAAGAGGCGCAGAGAGCTACAAGGCTGTCAGCGTTGATTAATCTGTGTGAATGTCCAGCTACCGATGTCGGTACGTTATTGTGAGGTCAGCTCATCTCATGCTCTCTCCACCACATAAAACATATACATTTTCACATCAGCGACAGTTAATCTGACACCGGTCAAGCTGAATGATTCTGCTTTCTCTATGTCACCTCAATGTTTCTTTATGTCTAAGTAGTTGCGCAACATGGTGTTCTGTGAATAACAGCTTTCCCGGAAGAGAacgggaggggaggaggacgtTGAATAGCAGTAACAGATCTTCTTCATGTAATCACTAACCAGTCCAATGTGAGTAAAATCTTAGATAAACAGAATTTCCTAATCCTGTTACTTCATGTTATTAATAACGCATGCATGTGTCACCCTGTGCAGGGTCGCGCATCATCCATAAGGACTTGTGAGCCCTTTTGGCTCGGTGtgtgacaaagtcatttccaGTTCCACCATCACAGGCCactataaatacaaaaaatcaCACTCCGTTCCTTTCAGTAGCATCCAGAGTGTGTTACATTCTCTAATGAAGACTGAAAGTTGCAACACAtcgagcgaaaaaaaaaaaaaagaaaagaaaaaaagacatccGCTGGTTAATTGAATCATCATGGCTGAGCAGGTTTGAGATTAATTCCACGTAAGGAGAAGATCAAAAGCGAGCCAGTCAGAAGGATGTCAAGGGGAATAAGAGCACTGAGGCTTGTGGGATAATCCCTTTAAGAGCTGCACAGTAATTCAGACTGAGGATCCTCGGCTGTACTGTATGGGGAGAGATCAGGGTTAAACTGTCAGTGATGGCGAGGGgtcacacacaaatgtgtaatCCACATTGGCTCTATTATTCTGTGCACTCCGCGTTAAGCTGTTTACATTATGATTCTGATAAACCACTATGAAGTGTCTCAGAGTTCGTCTCTGGAACAGATTGGATTACCAGTAGATAAGAGAAACATAAACGTCATTGCTTAATACTGATTGCCAAGAACATCTTTTCATACAGTGGAATACATGTTCACATTGTATGtatacgtacacacacacacatacgtgtCACTGCAGAGTATATCAATGGAATCCTGCAAGGATCTGATCTAAAATTAGACTTTTTGCTTGTGGATTCTTGATGCAAGGCGTGTACGTGCCTGCGCAAAGAACATTCTGTGTTAACAGGGTCGAAGCAATTCATTTTAGCGTCTCCTACAGAGGCAATTTATGCAGTTGGAAGGTTGTCTGCTCAATGTCCTCTGATCATGGTGACCACAGTCTACAGATGAagggcaataaaaaaaaggcccatGACTGAGTGTGAGtgcacattaacatgtaatttttaaagtttgtgtttgtgacttgCGTTGGCATCCTAGCATTTACCAGCTAGCATGAATCACCGTTTAGTATTAAGGTTGCTGCTGATTTGGATTAAagcttcaaatgaaaaaaacaaacaaacaaattatctGAGGAGGGCAGGAACGTCTGGACCAATTTTCATGGCAACATAATATTTCCGCTGACCCAAGATATTAAGAGAAAACTGGATAATTAATCTGGGACCACTGATTGCATTTGAGTCCTGTCTGGACAAATGTGGGATGGAATTAGTGACATGAAGGCAGAGAAAACTAATGAAGTTGCTACTGTCCTGCTCATTTTCCAGAACAAATTAATCATGTCCTGAATGTTACATAAACCTTTGAGCTTAGCTTAGTACATAATATAGTCAATTGTTTGCAGCCatcaggagaagaagaagcgatTGCCTTTACTGAATTATTACTGATTATTATCTCACATCAGACAATGCTGCCTTACACTATGTAAAGAGATACGTGCATTTGTCTAACTCTTTAAAAATCCGTTAAGTCTGCTGTTGCAGGCTTGACTTTCTAAATCCTGACAACAGAACCGAGGGGAGGCTCAGGAGAGTAGTTCAGATCACCCGACATGCTGAAAGGTTAATGTCTCGGCAAAAGATTACCGCATTCCACAGCTGTCAAACTGCAGCGCCACATCAGGACACAACGCTTGTTAAGCGTTCGACTAGACTCAAGAACACCGCGTATTCAGCGCTAGAGAAAAAAACGCAACAATGGGTAAGACaatagcaaaacaaaacaaacaccaggtGCAGTCCTCTTAACAAAGTCCAAGAAGGTTAATGAGGTGACtcacaaaagacaaacattgaAAATGTGCTTCATCATGCaattcatatttattcttaaACTGTCAAGGCGATATAAACAGAAGAGGCTGCAGGGCTGCGAAGCTGTAACTAATACAAAGCAAGAACAGAGGAAGAGTTTAAAATGAACGAATCTGCCAACAAATGCGATTTATCACAGACTGCCATGGCATGGCTGAAAAGAAGACAGTATCAGGTCGACCATCACCCAGAAATCTGCATTAGTAgaacaattatttaaataaatatgctcAAAGAAAGATTAACGTAACGAggtctcaaaataaaatatttggcaaataatacaaaatacttACTGACAGTATTAGTTAAAtgagacattttcattttaaagtggtATTTTTACAGAGAGATGGATgactgtgtgattgtgtgtgtgtgtgtgtgtgtgtgtgtgtgtgtgtgtgtgtgtgtcacagtaGAGTGTGCATATGTATgtacggatggatggatgcgaGAGGTCTCATTCCACAGTGCAGAAGTTGTCCAGACTGTTCTCTCGGGTCTTGGGAAGCTCATTTTGTTCCAGTAATCGGTACTGGAAGGAAACACGGTTGACGTAGTTCCCGCTGGACACCAGCCTCACTACCGAGTTATCACAACCAATCTTCATCTGGGCTGAAAGACCACAAGGAGgccaaagagaaaaacagacacattacaCTGGAGCATTCTTGTTCTCCAGCCAACACCTTTTAGCCTGGTTATGTATATGCCGGACTAATAGTTGTTATTCATCTAATTTAATGCTTTTTGTTCTGTACATTTGTTCGCACAACACTAATTCCTTACATAATATAGAGTACTAAAGTACATAATAGTAATAGTacataaaaattcaaaataagaGACCTGCTTAGTCAATACAGTTTTATGGGGTTAGAAAAAAGGTGTTGAATCAGTATTTGCTGTGATCTGTAATgtcaaaatacaaatatttgatttgaattGCAAATATTTAGCGATTCAACATGTGTGGTGGTAGTATTTTGAAGGATTCACCTACAGGATAATTATCTATCATAATACTAATGCAGTCTGAGGTGTTTCTCCTCATGAGAAGACCCTCCTGCCCCAACACTGTGGTGGTGACATCAATGATTTAGAGTTTGGGGTCCTAACAAGATGCTGACTTATAATTCTGAGCACAATAACATAGTAAATCAGAGGGTTTAAGCTCAGTGTAAAGTAGTGGATTTCAGATTTCCACAGATTCACACTGGATCGGTGCAGACTCACCGAGCCCACTGAGGGAGAAACAGAGGTCGGCCACGGGAAACATCTTAGAGGTGTCCACCCCATTCCCTCCCAGCAGCTCCACGTAGTCTCCTGAACCTGAACAGCCGGACCAAACCtgtctctgtaaaaaaaaaaaaagaggcagatgTAAACCAATGGTCCAACAGGTCCCAGTTTGAGTTTGCCGTAACATGCACGATGATGTCAGTCAGACAGAGTTAATATATGCCGTCCAACTGTCATTACATTACGTGCTTGCAATGCTGGCTACGTATGCAACATCCGAGACATAGTGAGTTGCTTACACCGAGGCTGACAGTTTAGCAATCTCACGGTCGGGTTTATAATGTAggaaattatataaataataaaaggagaaaGCCATCGGGAAATCAACCATTTCAAGGTAGTAGAAAGAAGTGTAAAACTTTCAAACATGCAAATTGCTTCACTTGACTTTGGAACACtcaatattttctttataattTGAGTAGAAATAAGAGGTTGTTTTATTTGGCTTACTCTGTAATCACAATCTATCATGTTGTCAGCAGTCTGGCGGCCGATGTCTGATGAGCTGCCAGCATTACTCTGGACCCATCAAGTTTTCTCTTTCATGAACATTAGTTGCACTTCTGCccttttaatagttttatttattctttctttaaacaCTTGCTGTATTTTCCTAGCCCCTCGTTTATATGATTTAGAAAGCtctattttctttgtagttATTCATACGTGAGTCCAACACATTAAGCAACATAATCACTCTTTTGGGGGTGGTTTAAGTTGAATTTTCACCTCATTTCAGTTCGTTTTTGGGTCCACGAAGGCCCTCGAGGGAAATGTTGCACTCttcagctgctaaatgctccaccGTGCTCAAAGGCTTATTGATCCCTGTCTGCTGTAGACATTAGAAACTCAAATCCACGAGCACtcaatctttgttttttttcctatagAAGCTGACTGAAGCCCTTACATAGTACGTTATTAAAGTTATTATCCACCCACACAAATCTTTTCATTTCCCTTAAGTTGCCCTTCAGCCACAAAGGTCTGGTTAGATTTTGTTGCACCTGAGCAGAAGTGATGGCAGCTGAATCCCTCAGAGCAGCAGTGCAGTTGGGCAGCCCATTTGCCAAACACAACAGTGATTTTGGACGACCCCTCTGAAACCCTGTATTATTTTCAATgacaacattttcagaaaattcACTGCCAGTTTTCTCCAGCCAACAGTACGATGTTACTGGAATATGGTGAATATATAAGGTTAATCCAGGGCAAATAAAACTAACTTGTTGAAGGAATATACTGACATTTGGCAAAATACGAGAGTCCAGTGGAGCAGGAGatgaagcagagcagctggGTCGGGTTGAAAAAATATAGATTCTAATCTTTGCACTAAAGCATTCTAACAAACACGACAATATAACATCATAGTTAGAGTTGCTCCGTATTGGCTCCTGGTGGGTGAACTTTGGTCCATTTGTGCAGATCTAGCCTCTTTCCTCGTTTTCAAgtttttgcactgaaacaacGGCATTTCctggctgtagcttcatatttatcaCACAGACAGGAGAACGGTATGGATTTTTCTGGGGTAAACCGTATGAACAAAGGTTCTTTTGATTATGGAAAGGTGGAGAAATCTAACAGGAAAATGCATAAAGCCACGTTTTCATGGAAACATATAAATTTGAACATCTAATACTCATAACTTTGTCTGAGttctaatttaaatttaaggGCCCCTAATAAACCAGACATGATCCAGGtgattctgtgttttcatttattttagatttatttttttttgacattaacAATTAGACCAAGTTTCATATGATTTGCATTGCGTGGACAAACATTAGGAAATCTCCTTACTGGCTTACGAGAACATCACTGTCTCTCAACTACATTTAAAGACGGAttcaaaacataattttatcTCTGTCTATTTCTAGAAGAGCTTctgcgtgtctgtctgtctgcgttcATGTGTCTTACCTGTGGACTGAGCTCATTGGTCTTGGCCTGCCCCAGGCTGAGTTCCGTCAGTTGGATCTCCACGGGGTAGATGACGGAGAAGCTGCAGTTCTTGTGCTGATGTGGCATCACCATGGTGAAGCTGCCCTCTGGACTCTGAGACATGATGTTGCAGGCTGCGCGCAGAATCACACAAGACACGCGCACACGCGTGCGGAGAAGGTTTCGAATTAGCAGCTCGCCATCACCTGAGAAACTCATTATTGACACCTCGCGTCGCAAATTGGACATAATCAAGGGTGACGGCAGGGGAAGGGACAGAATCAGGGCTAAGCATGGAAATCCAATTCCAGTTCTGATGACAAAGatcagaaaaataatgaaatttgAATTGATATCAGTGCGGGAGGCAAGATAGGCGCCAAGAGGAGTCGGAATACTTTACTCCTGCGGGCGTGTTGTTCACTTAGAAACATTTATGTGGTAAAGAAAAGTCATGCTGGTCAAAGATTTTATCCATTATGTAGTATTTGAAAGAAAGATTAATTACTTTTAACATTATTGTATTGATTAAAAGGTGCTCTTTAACTTTTAGCAATGCTGTATTGTAAGCTTTTTGCAAAATAAGGTGAAATATTTGGTTGAGAAAGGTTTGCACATGTTAAAACACGTTAAATGTTCATGATTATTAGATCTTTACATGCAAAGATAtatggagatgtttttttttttacccatttgACACAGCAGAAGCTTTGATAAGAATAAAAGTCAGTGGTTGCAGACAACTGTTGTTAATGGTCAATATATCCATAAAACTTCTCACTCTCACATCTGGGATTCACGCCGCTTACCTATAGATAATCCATCCAAACTCTCCTTCCTTGTGTCAGGGGGGGCTTcctttgtctgtctttgtgctAGTGCCAGACAGTGATTGTTATGTTGCTTGACACAGTGTTAACACTGTGTTTGTCAAGCAGCTGGAAAACAGGTGCATCCCTCTCATTCAATCTCTTCACGTCGCCCTCGGCCTTGATTAATGCTCGACCGAGCACAAACATCCAGGAagaacacacatgcatgcacacaagcGAGGACCACAGCCCCCATTCTAAAGCACATATAAGAGTAAACAAGACAAATCTGATTTAGATGTCAGGCCTTGGTCCTTATTTACTTTGTTGTTTACAATTTAcagttacttttttatttttattttttatggatgTTTTTCTATTTCGCTTTCAGACTTTCATAAATTGACTTTAAGGACGTGGAGCAGGACTCACGGAAAGgattgtgcagtttttttacGACGAGTGTGAAGCCGCTGTCAGGGTTGTGAATGCGAAAGAAGATCATGGCGACATTCTGAGAGGAGCGGCTGGAGGATCCCGGGGCTGCGGAGGAGCAGTAGTCCGTGTAGCGCTGGTGCGGCGGGAGAGGATGGTCCTGACTGCTGGGGAACTTCTCTCCCTTCAAAACCCAGCCGTCAAATATCTAACACGTGATGTGGAGAGAATATGAAACATCAGTCGTTACAAACTCCAACTAAAAAtgcagcttcttcatttctttcaaactgacaaaaaaaagggcaaTTGCTAAAAATAAGCATCACTTTAAAGTTGTGACTTTTCCTCTTTACGTAAAGTTGGATGTGAAGAGATGATGATAAATAAACTGGAGGAATATATGGTTGTTGGcttgaaataaatagaaagagaACATCTGGTGTATTGTTTAAAGAAGGACTTGATCGATGCGCCGCTCTTGCATAAATCCTGATTTAGTTGAAGCAACATGTTTCACTTCAGCTGTTTAATCTATGGCTATTAGCCGAATGTGTGTTACATCACCATGTTCACTGTTGCGTTGTGACTCATATTTAATTACCAGCATAATCCAACATGAATTTTCTTCTATAAATAGGATGTAAATCTCCTTTAAACAGACATTGACAGTGGGTGCTGTTGTGTTGATCGTATTTGTCCTGTTTAAAGGGATGCGTGCAAGTCAAACACAGCTGCCTTTCGGTTCTAGTCCACACCTCGACTCATCCTTCACATCCAGTCAGTGTCACAAGATCCGTCCCtgctctttccctctttctgctctttctgtCATGCCTTTTTATCACTTTGGCCCACATGAACTGAAACT includes the following:
- the LOC125012513 gene encoding CD59 glycoprotein-like: MRLLVSLAVICITLSTASGLKCYTCWGANPGTCNEVWQCHHHFDRCSTTIVSDNQINKQCMRSDMCHIVRSTGIKCCDTDLCNGTTRNGVSVLLLLAPLAIIMRFI
- the LOC125012288 gene encoding corticotropin-releasing factor-binding protein-like, yielding MSVALRTQLFLFLISLSSRMGLSRYIEDNEASDGLYSLLTLAQKRESEDFIFRRPLRCLDMLATDGYFTFTASRPQLACAAFIIAEPSEVISLELSDVSIDCSAGDFIKIFDGWVLKGEKFPSSQDHPLPPHQRYTDYCSSAAPGSSSRSSQNVAMIFFRIHNPDSGFTLVVKKLHNPFPCNIMSQSPEGSFTMVMPHQHKNCSFSVIYPVEIQLTELSLGQAKTNELSPQRQVWSGCSGSGDYVELLGGNGVDTSKMFPVADLCFSLSGLAQMKIGCDNSVVRLVSSGNYVNRVSFQYRLLEQNELPKTRENSLDNFCTVE